Genomic window (Podarcis muralis chromosome 9, rPodMur119.hap1.1, whole genome shotgun sequence):
CAAAATGTAATATAAAGGTGAGAATAAACTGGGGAGGAATATGAAATTATTTAAGTCAAACATAACTTGCAGCCTACTTTCCCCACATTGTGCAGGAAACTCCTTGTTTGAaatatttccctttccctttaaaaatgaatcCTTCATTGATGGCTTTGATCTCAGTAGTttgccaaagaaataaaaatatttaacattTAGATGTCTTCTACGTGTGCAAAGTGGCTCATAGGCTCACCTTGCAAGCTCCTGTTTTCTCTACTGAGAAAGACAACAACACCACTGTGATTGAACAATAATTCCAAAATGGAACAATGGAGTTTGTTTCTGctatttggttttttttctttcttttgaggaGGGTGTTTTCTGCTAACTCCGTTctaatacactttttaaaaaatccaatgtcCCTGCAGAATATTCCTAATTATTACTGTATATATGCTAATACACCTTTCAAACTGTTAATTGTTTatgagcaacttcaaggcccctgctcttccttcttatggttctttatctttagaCTGGACTTGGATCAGATAGCCCTTGAAATAGACTGTAAGACGTATTCCTGCTTCAGAGCTTTTCTGTAGATAAATTGAGCCATGTTTCTTCCCCCCAGGAAGGTTTTTCATTAATTGATGCTTCTCAATGGCTGAAGATAGTTAGAAATGCAGATTGCATTTTGTTTGGTTCAAAAACAAAGGTATGCTGTTTCAGGCTTCAAAATTCTTTTCTtaacatgtttttatatatctctCTTTGGTGTTCTCTGACACAGTTGTCTAGATTACTTTCCCTTCATTATTCTATACTTTAATTATTTTCACTTAATAAACCTTCAATAGTTCCAGGTATGTGTGTGCTTCTTACACATCTATTTTGTTGGCATTTTAAGATTATGTGCACACAAAATCCAGTTTAAagaaaacccttctgttttgtGCTGTATGTTGCCTGGTAGGCCCCTCCTTCCTTACCATCCACGGTACCACAGAAAATTTGACAGCTTACACAGATCTGGAACTATTGCATTTCTTGCTGAAGAATGCTATCAGATGCTATATGGAGAAAAACCCTTCATAATTTCTGTACTCTTTGGTTTCCTGCTGCCTGATTATAAATCTACCTTCCTGACAGCTTTATGCCAAAGAAACATGGAAATAATAGGATTACatgctttggatttttttttataatagttCATCACAACTATTAgaagtggttttattttattttattaaaaatacaatttggAGTTCCTACATGCGATTAGGTACACTCAAGAAAAATCATTTACTTAGATGTCATATTTTGATGTACTTATTCAGGtgtcatatttatttatatattcaaGTCCTCTTTTTTATATATCTGAAGACCTTGCTAAAGAATTGTGCCAGCTGTGAATACTGTTGCAACAATCACCATTCACAAAATACTTTGCTTCATAAAGTTGTGTGACTGGTAATTATTTgcatggcaaaaatgaccagatgAAGCAGCCTACAGTGTTTTCAATAAAGGTCTTAATATAGTCACATTAAATACAACActgatttttaaataataaatacctGAAAAAGAAGCTCTGAGGTTGGAAAAAACAAGTTACATTTAAGTTCTATTCAAACAAATGCGATAAGTTTTATCACTATCCCACCCATCAGAATGTGAGCCAAAAAGTCTCTCCACACCCGAGAGtctgttgtttcttatgaaatactgtgttttgatgtgtttttccTCAAACCAACTTTGATCCAAATTGAAAAAAGGATGACCTAGCTGGGATTTAAGCAGATAATACCTATGCAGCTGTAAAGTAGACAAGAAAAAGCAGCATTACCTGTTAATAAATAACACAGGCTCACATGAGATGCACAATTACAATACCTGGTTAAATTTGAATGGTTTGTGAAAGGCTCTTGGGGGAGTTGGGGATTGTAGGCTCAGGCACTGGGTACATGCTGCCAGTACCCAACTACCACCGGAAGAGTGAAAGATGAATGAACACAGGACAAGGTCTTGGGTTTGaataggccacaacttcattgtAACTAGGTTTTGGTAGCCCAACTGGTGATTGATTGTTTTTGCTGGGTCAACCTTGGATTAAGGGTCACCTTATGACATACATCAGATCAGAGCATTCCATCCAGAACTTCCACTCAGGAGGCATGCCATGGCTAGTTAGCTCCCGTCTGGGTATCAGGACAGGCACTGCCTCCTGGACCCCTTTATTGTGGTACCTAAATATTTTTACTGGCAGGGATGGGATTCccaacactgcccccccccccaggatccaacccaatgccttgcCCACCACCGAATGCACTGGGAGCTCTCCTTTATGAATGATGCAGCCATACCCACTAGCCTGCCCGTCATTGGCCTGTTCAAACAGGCAGGCTCCCATCCACttgtgcagccacaggaggaTTTTGTCCCCCAACAACTGCACAGGATGGGAAGAGGGCGCCTAGCTGAGCCACAGTTGTGCCAGGCAACAAACCACTACTCCCAGGGGTCTTAAAGTAAGTGGCCATTGTGAGTTGTGTTGTCACTTGTGCACCAATTCagtaagatctaaaagaaaagcttttcaTAATAAAAATGAGCTATTGGTCAGAAAAAGCAAGTATTAGATGTGCAAGCTATTGCTAGCTACTCCTTAGTTTTCATTAGAAAATGATGGTAATATATCACAACTGTAGAGGTATGTATATACCTAGGTTGATGGTTTTAGCACTACATCTTTAAACACCTAGAACAGGCAGGCAGCATGAATTAAATTAAGGAGCTGGAAAGttagtttcattttctctttgtagAGCAAACACCGTATGTTTCGTGTTCAGTTTATTGGAGACTCCAAAACACAGGCAGAGGAGAACTGCAATAACTGTGTGCAGAAGCTTGCTGATTATGTTCCCGTTCAAGTAATGGATGCAGCAAGACAGGAATTGCAACCAGTTCACAGCCTGCTGCTAGATAATGAGCGTCAGATGAAAGATGCTGAGCAAAATTCACCAGTGGAGCACATTGTAAGGTGATGGGGTGTATGTAGGGGGTGGATTGACAGAAGGAACGGAAAAGTACTGCTGTCACTTTCGTGTATTGTTTATATTTCTTCTATAAAATAGGAATACAGGGTTAGCAAAATAGATTGCCGccgcccccacccccgccacatGGGGTTGTCTCAGCGTGCCTAATGTAAGGGCTGGCCCTGCAGGAATAGCCAACTGTTGTCCCATGGGCTTCAGCCAGGAATGCATGTTTGCCTATTCTTTTGattacctttttatacttttattgcCCTTAGGTATCAAATGTCATGGGATTCCGATCATTTTCAGGTCACATTGACACCAGCTGTTTGCTGTGAAATACAAACATGCTACTGGAGTGATGCTTTAGAAGGCTCTTCTGATTTTAGTAATTTTTAGAGCACACAAATTCTAAATATTTTGGATCACACAAACTGGAAAAAATGCTCATTccatttttctgttattttcatTCTTTGGCAATATACATTTCATTGAATTTATCTTCAATACTTTTTAGATTGTAAATCAACCTCCAGCACAAGAAAGAGCATCTGTAGCAGAGCTAGCACAGGTAAATAGTTGAGCACAGGACATATAATGTCTCTGACAGAGCAGAATAATGAAACTGATGATAACAACACAGACATTCATCTAAGGACACATATAATAACAACATACCCCCTAATAAGTAAGGGGAAAATCAAAACACTGACGGCAGCCAAAAGGGCAAGAATCACCCCTCCATCTCCAGAACCCCCTCCTGACTGCGAGCAAGATACCTGTCTGCCTCGCTTTGAGAACATGGTGCACTGAAAAGAGAAAGACAACATTAGACATGCTCACAGATTTTATTATGATTGGCTATGGATGGCCATTCCCCTGCCCTATCTTATGTTAAGTTAACCTGGTGCTCTCTGTAAatggagcagtggggggggggggggggacaaagctgCCAGCTCAGAGGAACCAGACACCCTAGTAAAAGGCAAAAAAGAGAGCTACATGTTCTTATTAATTCCCCTAGAGACAAAA
Coding sequences:
- the REC114 gene encoding meiotic recombination protein REC114 isoform X5 is translated as MDAETLWHIHTWNIRQFLRLLEGFGIKQGIRLPCSYHSYFRPFLHFQRKGSNGFSLIDASQWLKIVRNADCILFGSKTKSKHRMFRVQFIGDSKTQAEENCNNCVQKLADYVPVQVMDAARQELQPVHSLLLDNERQMKDAEQNSPVEHIIVNQPPAQERASVAELAQYVLTSNIELPLAYQHSQWNAEDLGSFIRLCLLDQSFPAFVQEVENQLKKITDE